A genomic window from Xyrauchen texanus isolate HMW12.3.18 chromosome 15, RBS_HiC_50CHRs, whole genome shotgun sequence includes:
- the ccdc12 gene encoding coiled-coil domain-containing protein 12, whose product MEPVSSLQEQALKRKERLKALRDRQLQGRAPEDGEPESKRALEDSEAEERHRELKLRNYTPEDEELKERQVPKAKPASVEDKVKDQLEAANPEPVIEEVDLANLAPRKPDWDLKRDVAKKLEKLERRTQKAIAELIRERLKGSEEELAGVVGAVGMEEGDSD is encoded by the exons ATGGAGCCTGTGAGTTCTCTACAAGAGCAAGCTTTGAAAAGGAAAGAAAGATTAAAAGCTCTACGAGACCGGCAACTTCAA GGGCGGGCACCTGAGGATGGAGAGCCTGAAAGTAAAAGAGCTCTAGAGGACTCCGAGGCAGAGGAGAGACACAG AGAGCTGAAGCTGAGGAATTACACCCCAGAGGACGAGGAGCTGAAGGAGAGACAGGTGCCCAAAGCAAAACCGGCATCAG TGGAAGACAAGGTCAAAGACCAGCTGGAAGCCGCAAACCCAGAGCCTGTGATTGAGGAAGTG GATCTGGCCAATCTTGCCCCAAGGAAACCAGACTG GGATCTAAAGAGGGATGTTGCCAAAAAGCTTGAGAAATTAGAGAGGCGAACACAGAAAGCCATCGCTGAACTAATAC GTGAGCGGCTCAAGGGCAGCGAGGAGGAGCTGGCAGGAGTGGTCGGAGCAGTTGGCATGGAAGAAGGAGACTCCGATTGA